From Salvia splendens isolate huo1 chromosome 16, SspV2, whole genome shotgun sequence, a single genomic window includes:
- the LOC121771993 gene encoding alpha/beta hydrolase domain-containing protein 17C-like isoform X3, with protein MGGMTSSMAAKFAFFPPNPPSYRMVAEETGKLKMTEVANHDNVDVLKVKTKRGTEIVAVYVKNPSAKLTLLYSHGNAADLGQMYDLFSELSFHLRVNLMGYDYSGYGQSTGKPSEQNTYADIEAAYECLKETYGVKEEDVILYGQSVGSGPTLDLSSRLSRLRAVVLHSPILSGLRVMYPVKRTYWFDIYKNIDKIPLVQCPVLVIHGTEDDVVDCSHGKQLWELCKEKYEPLWVKGGNHCDLELYPEYIKHLKKFILAVEKSAHLRSGSVESVDQMDTQKASER; from the exons ATGGGGGGGATGACGTCGTCGATGGCGGCGAAGTTTGCGTTTTTTCCTCCGAATCCGCCGTCGTACCGGATGGTGGCGGAGGAGACGGGGAAGCTTAAGATGACGGAGGTGGCGAACCACGATAACGTCGATGTTTTGAAAGTGAAGACGAAGAGGGGGACGGAGATCGTGGCGGTGTACGTGAAGAATCCCTCGGCGAAGCTGACGCTGCTGTACTCGCACGGGAACGCTGCTGATCTAGGGCAGATGTATGATCTCTTCAGTGAACTCAGCTTCCACCTCCGAGTCAACTTGATGGG GTATGACTATTCCGGATATGGACAATCCACAGGAAAG CCAAGTGAGCAGAATACTTATGCAGACATTGAAGCTGCATATGAGTGCCTGAAAGAAACTTATGGGGTAAAAGAGGAAGATGTAATATTGTATGGACAGTCGGTAGGGAGTGGTCCTACTTTGGATCTTTCATCACGTTTGTCCAGGTTAAGGGCTGTGGTTCTTCACAGCCCAATCCTGTCAGGACTTAGAGTTATGTATCCTGTTAAACGCACATACTGGTTTGACATTTATAAG AATATTGACAAAATCCCATTGGTCCAGTGCCCAGTGCTGGTTATTCAT GGCACTGAAGATGATGTGGTAGATTGCTCTCATGGTAAGCAGCTCTGGGAGCTGTGCAAAGAGAAGTACGAGCCATTATGGGTTAAAGGGGGCAATCACTGTGACCTGGAGCTTTACCCAGAATACATAAAGCATTTGAAGAAATTCATATTAGCTGTTGAGAAATCAGCGCATCTGAGAAGTGGATCTGTAGAATCTGTGGATCAAATGGACACACAAAAAG CTTCGGAGAGATGA
- the LOC121771855 gene encoding rhamnogalacturonan I rhamnosyltransferase 1-like — MCKLEDGVEADERHPHWNVGMNILGGKEVAETMYLRLSQARMKLWILRLITTLLIWICIMQFVAVGEDWGPKLLKSWPSCSIPPIMHDATTVSSFLPKRPHHPPKRVYNNNGYLVVSCNGGLNQMRAAICDMVSIARHLNITLIVPELDKTSFWADPSDFQDIFDVDHFILSLRDEVRILKELPPRLKRRVERGMFHELPPVSWSNLSYYHQQILPLLKRHKVVRLNKTDARLANNGLPLEVQKLRCKVNFNALRFTAPIQELGRKVVGMLRRKGSFLVLHLRYEMDMLSFSGCTRGCNTNEINELTAMRYSNPGWKEKVIDPDLKRKDGLCPLTPEETALVLRALGIDPNVQIYIAAGEIYGGKRRLKSLTNAFPNLVTKEMLLEPSDLSFFKNHSSQMAALDYLVSLESDVFVPTYDGNMARVVEGHRRYLGFKKTILLNRRILVDLIDQYNEGTLSWDEFSSHMKEAHENRVGSPKKRAIISDKPKEEDYFYSNPQECLAADT, encoded by the exons ATGTGTAAATTGGAGGATGGAGTTGAGGCAGACGAGAGGCATCCGCATTGGAATGTGGGGATGAATATCTTGGGTGGAAAGGAAGTTGCAGAGACCATGTATTTGAGGCTCTCTCAAGCTAGAATGAAGCTATGGATTCTGAGATTAATCACCACATTATTGATATGGATATGTATTATGCAATTTGTGGCAGTTGGAGAAGATTGGGGGCCAAAGTTGTTGAAGAGCTGGCCTTCTTGTTCCATCCCTCCCATAATGCATGATGCAACTACTGTGTCTTCTTTTCTGCCCAAACGGCCTCATCATCCACCTAAGA GAGTATACAACAATAATGGTTACCTTGTTGTTTCTTGCAATGGAGGGCTCAACCAAATGCGAGCAGCT ATTTGTGATATGGTTTCCATAGCCAGACACCTTAACATTACTCTAATTGTCCCTGAATTGGATAAAACATCGTTTTGGGCAGATCCGAG TGATTTTCAGGATATATTCGATGTTGATCACTTCATTCTATCATTGAGGGATGAGGTTCGGATACTGAAAGAACTTCCACCACGGCTTAAAAGGAGAGTAGAACGTGGAATGTTCCATGAGTTGCCTCCTGTTAGTTGGTCGAATCTTTCTTACTACCATCAGCAG ATTCTTCCACTTCTTAAAAGGCATAAAGTTGTACGCTTGAATAAAACTGATGCTCGCCTTGCCAACAACGGATTGCCACTGGAAGTTCAGAAGCTACGTTGCAAAGTGAATTTCAATGCACTGAGATTTACTGCCCCAATCCAGGAGTTGGGCAGAAAAGTGGTCGGGATGCTGAGACGAAAAGGTTCTTTCCTTGTGCTCCACCTTAGATACGAAATGGACATGCTGTCCTTTTCTGGCTGCACTCGAGGCTGCAACACCAATGAGATTAATGAACTGACTGCAATGAG ATATTCTAACCCTGGGTGGAAGGAGAAAGTCATAGATCCCGACCTTAAAAGGAAAGACGGTCTATGCCCTTTGACGCCTGAAGAAACTGCTCTAGTGCTTAGGGCTCTTGGTATTGATCCTAATGTTCAAATATACATAGCAGCTGGAGAGATTTATGGTGGAAAAAGGCGACTGAAAAGTTTGACTAACGCGTTCCCCAATCTG GTTACAAAGGAAATGTTGTTGGAGCCCTCTGATTTGTCGTTTTTCAAGAATCACTCGTCACAGATGGCTGCTCTGGACTATCTTGTTTCATTGGAGAGTGATGTTTTTGTTCCCACGTACGATGGAAATATGGCTAGAGTTGTAGAAGGACATCGCAG GTATTTAGGTTTCAAGAAGACTATTCTACTTAACAGGAGAATTTTGGTTGATTTGATCGATCAATACAACGAAGGAACGCTGAGCTGGGATGAGTTCTCATCCCACATGAAGGAGGCTCATGAAAACCGAGTGGGGAGCCCCAAGAAGCGTGCTATAATCTCAGACAAACCGAAGGAGGAAGATTACTTTTATAGCAACCCACAGGAATGCCTTGCTGCAGATACTTGA
- the LOC121771856 gene encoding calcium/calmodulin-regulated receptor-like kinase 2 has product MIQKADLVIIGICVGLAAGILIASLIFFGIRWHKKHARLQQRENERSPSTLPIRRHGLNMSVDFSASLSSSVTNGPTEPIQKPHHSWWNNTTKDRFASVSGILRYSYKDIQKGTQNFTTILGQGSFGPVYKATMPAGEVVAVKVLASDSKQGEKEFQTEVSLLARLHHKNLVNLVGYCVDKGQHMLVYEFMSNGSLENLIYNDVEQALSWDDRVQIALDISHGIDYLHDGAVPPVIHRDLKSANILLDRYMRAKVADFGLSKEEHFDGRNSGLKGTYGYIDPMYISTNNLTTKSDVYSFGIILFELITAIHPHKNLMEYVNLASMSLDGVDDIIDAKMAETCNIEEVRSLGKIAHRCLHKTPRKRPSMGEVSQAIVKIKQQRRRLVKEDTMSFAGEDLSMAVSRIECQQLELRRMASIEERPNE; this is encoded by the exons ATGATTCAAAAAGCTGATTTGGTTATTATTGGAATCTGTGTTGGCTTGGCAGCAGGCATACTTATAGCTTCTCTTATATTTTTTGGCATTCGCTGGCACAAAAAGCATGCTCGTCTTCAGCAACGTGAAAATGAACGTTCTCCATCTACTCTTCCAATACGTAGACATGGCTTAAATATGAGCGTTGATTTTAGTGCATCTCTTTCAAGTTCTGTGACTAACGGACCTACTGAGCCCATCCAGAAACCCCATCATTCTTGGTGGAATAATACTACCAAAGACCGATTTGCTTCTGTATCCGGCATTCTAAGATACTCGTACAA AGACATTCAGAAGGGGACACAGAACTTCACTACTATTCTGGGACAGGGTTCTTTTGGCCCTGTGTATAAAGCTACAATGCCTGCTGGTGAAGTGGTTGCTGTGAAAGTTCTTGCGTCAGATTCAAAACAAGGGGAAAAAGAGTTTCAAACTGAG GTTTCTTTGCTGGCTAGGTTGCATCATAAAAATTTAGTGAATTTGGTCGGATATTGTGTTGATAAAGGGCAACACATGTTAGTATATGAGTTCATGAGCAATGGAAGCTTGGAGAACCTTATATATA ATGATGTGGAACAAGCATTGAGTTGGGACGATCGGGTTCAAATAGCACTAGACATTTCACATGGCATTGACTATCTTCATGATGGG GCAGTGCCTCCTGTCATACATCGAGATCTTAAGTCAGCTAACATATTGTTGGATCGTTACATGAGAGCAAAG GTTGCTGATTTTGGGCTGTCGAAGGAAGAGCATTTTGATGGCCGCAACTCGGGCCTTAAAGGTACATACGGATACATAGATCCCATGTATATATCCACAAACAACCTCACAACGAAAAGCGACGTGTACAGCTTTGGTATTATACTCTTTGAGCTCATCACAGCCATCCACCCCCACAAGAACTTAATGGAGTATGTCAACCTT GCCTCCATGAGCCTGGATGGCGTGGACGATATAATCGATGCAAAGATGGCAGAGACATGCAACATCGAAGAAGTGAGGAGTTTAGGTAAAATTGCTCACAGGTGCTTGCACAAAACACCCAGAAAGCGCCCCTCGATGGGGGAGGTTTCCCAGGCCATTGTGAAGATAAAGCAGCAGAGGAGGCGCCTTGTTAAAGAGGACACCATGTCTTTTGCAGGAGAGGATTTATCGATGGCTGTGAGTCGAATCGAATGCCAACAGCTGGAGCTGAGACGAATGGCCAGCATTGAGGAGAGGCCCAATGAATGA
- the LOC121771993 gene encoding alpha/beta hydrolase domain-containing protein 17B-like isoform X2 encodes MGGMTSSMAAKFAFFPPNPPSYRMVAEETGKLKMTEVANHDNVDVLKVKTKRGTEIVAVYVKNPSAKLTLLYSHGNAADLGQMYDLFSELSFHLRVNLMGYDYSGYGQSTGKPSEQNTYADIEAAYECLKETYGVKEEDVILYGQSVGSGPTLDLSSRLSRLRAVVLHSPILSGLRVMYPVKRTYWFDIYKNIDKIPLVQCPVLVIHGTEDDVVDCSHGKQLWELCKEKYEPLWVKGGNHCDLELYPEYIKHLKKFILAVEKSAHLRSGSVESVDQMDTQKGIDSRPRQSTDHREKSRSSTDHREKPRESIDQKEKSRASVDKRERSRKSTELAEKPSNIAEQPEKARNSIDRLAST; translated from the exons ATGGGGGGGATGACGTCGTCGATGGCGGCGAAGTTTGCGTTTTTTCCTCCGAATCCGCCGTCGTACCGGATGGTGGCGGAGGAGACGGGGAAGCTTAAGATGACGGAGGTGGCGAACCACGATAACGTCGATGTTTTGAAAGTGAAGACGAAGAGGGGGACGGAGATCGTGGCGGTGTACGTGAAGAATCCCTCGGCGAAGCTGACGCTGCTGTACTCGCACGGGAACGCTGCTGATCTAGGGCAGATGTATGATCTCTTCAGTGAACTCAGCTTCCACCTCCGAGTCAACTTGATGGG GTATGACTATTCCGGATATGGACAATCCACAGGAAAG CCAAGTGAGCAGAATACTTATGCAGACATTGAAGCTGCATATGAGTGCCTGAAAGAAACTTATGGGGTAAAAGAGGAAGATGTAATATTGTATGGACAGTCGGTAGGGAGTGGTCCTACTTTGGATCTTTCATCACGTTTGTCCAGGTTAAGGGCTGTGGTTCTTCACAGCCCAATCCTGTCAGGACTTAGAGTTATGTATCCTGTTAAACGCACATACTGGTTTGACATTTATAAG AATATTGACAAAATCCCATTGGTCCAGTGCCCAGTGCTGGTTATTCAT GGCACTGAAGATGATGTGGTAGATTGCTCTCATGGTAAGCAGCTCTGGGAGCTGTGCAAAGAGAAGTACGAGCCATTATGGGTTAAAGGGGGCAATCACTGTGACCTGGAGCTTTACCCAGAATACATAAAGCATTTGAAGAAATTCATATTAGCTGTTGAGAAATCAGCGCATCTGAGAAGTGGATCTGTAGAATCTGTGGATCAAATGGACACACAAAAAGGTATAGATTCCCGACCCAGACAAAGCACAGATCATAGGGAAAAGTCTAGATCAAGCACAGATCATAGAGAAAAGCCTAGGGAAAGTATAGACCAAAAGGAGAAATCCAGAGCCAGTGTTGACAAGAGAGAAAGATCAAGAAAGAGTACGGAGTTAGCAGAAAAGCCCAGTAATATTGCTGAGCAGCCAGAGAAAGCTAGGAACAGCATAGATCGGTTGGCCTCAACTTAG
- the LOC121771993 gene encoding alpha/beta hydrolase domain-containing protein 17B-like isoform X1: MGGMTSSMAAKFAFFPPNPPSYRMVAEETGKLKMTEVANHDNVDVLKVKTKRGTEIVAVYVKNPSAKLTLLYSHGNAADLGQMYDLFSELSFHLRVNLMGYDYSGYGQSTGKPSEQNTYADIEAAYECLKETYGVKEEDVILYGQSVGSGPTLDLSSRLSRLRAVVLHSPILSGLRVMYPVKRTYWFDIYKNIDKIPLVQCPVLVIHGTEDDVVDCSHGKQLWELCKEKYEPLWVKGGNHCDLELYPEYIKHLKKFILAVEKSAHLRSGSVESVDQMDTQKGIDSRPRQSTDHREKSRSSTDHREKPRESIDQKEKSRASVDKRERSRKSTELAEKPSNIAEQPEKARNSIDRFGEMMRSAVLCNIDCFKPVGTKV, from the exons ATGGGGGGGATGACGTCGTCGATGGCGGCGAAGTTTGCGTTTTTTCCTCCGAATCCGCCGTCGTACCGGATGGTGGCGGAGGAGACGGGGAAGCTTAAGATGACGGAGGTGGCGAACCACGATAACGTCGATGTTTTGAAAGTGAAGACGAAGAGGGGGACGGAGATCGTGGCGGTGTACGTGAAGAATCCCTCGGCGAAGCTGACGCTGCTGTACTCGCACGGGAACGCTGCTGATCTAGGGCAGATGTATGATCTCTTCAGTGAACTCAGCTTCCACCTCCGAGTCAACTTGATGGG GTATGACTATTCCGGATATGGACAATCCACAGGAAAG CCAAGTGAGCAGAATACTTATGCAGACATTGAAGCTGCATATGAGTGCCTGAAAGAAACTTATGGGGTAAAAGAGGAAGATGTAATATTGTATGGACAGTCGGTAGGGAGTGGTCCTACTTTGGATCTTTCATCACGTTTGTCCAGGTTAAGGGCTGTGGTTCTTCACAGCCCAATCCTGTCAGGACTTAGAGTTATGTATCCTGTTAAACGCACATACTGGTTTGACATTTATAAG AATATTGACAAAATCCCATTGGTCCAGTGCCCAGTGCTGGTTATTCAT GGCACTGAAGATGATGTGGTAGATTGCTCTCATGGTAAGCAGCTCTGGGAGCTGTGCAAAGAGAAGTACGAGCCATTATGGGTTAAAGGGGGCAATCACTGTGACCTGGAGCTTTACCCAGAATACATAAAGCATTTGAAGAAATTCATATTAGCTGTTGAGAAATCAGCGCATCTGAGAAGTGGATCTGTAGAATCTGTGGATCAAATGGACACACAAAAAGGTATAGATTCCCGACCCAGACAAAGCACAGATCATAGGGAAAAGTCTAGATCAAGCACAGATCATAGAGAAAAGCCTAGGGAAAGTATAGACCAAAAGGAGAAATCCAGAGCCAGTGTTGACAAGAGAGAAAGATCAAGAAAGAGTACGGAGTTAGCAGAAAAGCCCAGTAATATTGCTGAGCAGCCAGAGAAAGCTAGGAACAGCATAGATCG CTTCGGAGAGATGATGAGATCAGCTGTTTTGTGCAATATCGACTGTTTCAAGCCTGTGGGGACAAAGGTCTGA
- the LOC121769839 gene encoding O-fucosyltransferase 27-like, with amino-acid sequence MKWVSPTKLGGVGAGGEAKPLLFKSKLKWVGLFGLVLSAFSLFTHFLLARYSVGATVSEYKSSITIFSWRPIFENANSPSPPGLYRRLWAPVKHLESLNPYANPRANYVAPPPQTDRFIFVRIRGGFHEIRNSICDVVVVARLLNATLVIPEIQSTTSSKGISTEFKSFAYLYSEDQFMTALVGDIRVVKTLPKDLKGARRKKEIPSFKVPSSASPYFYLHHVLPVLKKHAVVELVVPDGGCLQALLPPQLEEYQRLRCRVAFHALKFREEVQELASRILYRLRSSGRPFIAYDPGMTRDALAYNGCAELFQDVHTELIQHKRAWMIKRGIVKGNLTVDSAEQRVRGLCPLMPEEIGILLRAYGYSWDTIIYVSGGEVFGGQKKLIPLHAMFENVVDRTSLSMVWELDKMYGREANLVDKPKTSPPLKVEKKPDAWKNSGLRPRPLPPPPARFKYPYNIEGWWGWVAESDNEPESTVMELRTNAHKLLWEAIDYTICVEADAFVPGFDRDGRGNPNFASLVMGHRLYQAASLKTFRIDRKVMAKVLDEIRDHLYQVNGTWIASVRRHLRRNIVDGLTEELTRSKPLSFLSFPVAECSCSGGSQPGAVPANTSAPLSQPPLRKVLASIAKCPSWMDRNATSNPRDKESDEVDDVYKDDPDSPDAAVLFRQVGDSNEGSGVEMSNKEETQMDDQEELEGGER; translated from the exons ATGAAGTGGGTCTCCCCCACCAAACTCGGTGGCGTCGGCGCCGGCGGGGAGGCGAAGCCGCTGCTTTTCAAGTCCAAGCTCAAGTGGGTCGGACTGTTTGGTCTTGTCCTCTCcgctttctctctcttcaccCACTTTCTTCTCGCCAGATACAGCGTTGGTGCTACTGTTTCCGAGTATAAATCTTCAATCACAATCTTCTCTTGGAGGCCCATTTTCGAGAATGCCAATTCTCCCTCACCT CCTGGATTGTACAGAAGACTTTGGGCCCCTGTGAAGCATCTTGAATCTTTAAATCCCTATGCAAATCCTAGAGCAAACTATGTAG CTCCTCCTCCACAGACGGACAGATTTATATTTGTAAGGATACGAGGGGGTTTTCATGAAATAAGGAACTCG ATATGTGATGTTGTTGTGGTTGCTCGGCTTCTTAATGCCACTCTAGTGATTCCCGAGATTCAATCCACAACGAGTAGCAAAGGGATCAG CACAGAGTTCAAGAGTTTTGCCTACCTGTATAGCGAGGATCAATTCATGACAGCTTTGGTTGGAGATATCAGAGTTGTGAAAACACTGCCTAAGGATCTTAAAGGAgcaagaaggaagaaagaaaTTCCTTCTTTCAAAGTACCAAGCTCCGCGTCTCCATATTTCTATCTTCATCATGTTCTGCCAGTGCTGAAAAAGCACGCGGTTGTCGAGCTTGTTGTCCCAGATGGTGGATGCTTGCAG GCCTTACTTCCTCCACAGTTAGAAGAATATCAAAGGCTAAGGTGTCGGGTTGCTTTCCATGCTCTGAAGTTCAGAGAGGAGGTCCAAGAACTTGCCTCAAGGATCCTATACAGATTAAGATCTTCAGGCCGGCCGTTTATAGCCTATGATCCTGGAATGACAAGAGATGCATTAGCTTATAATGGCTGTGCTGAACTCTTTCAG GATGTGCACACTGAGCTCATTCAACATAAACGAGCTTGGATGATTAAACGTGGAATCGTCAAAGGGAACCTCACTGTGGATTCAGCTGAGCAACGAGTTCGCGGTTTATGTCCACTTATGCCTGAGGAA ATTGGTATTCTTCTTCGTGCTTATGGCTATTCATGGGACACTATTATTTACGTTTCTGGTGGAGAGGTCTTTGGTGGGCAGAAGAAGTTGATTCCCCTTCATGCTATGTTCGAGAATGTTGTAGATCGGACTTCCTTAAGCATGGTATGGGAGTTGGACAAAATGTATGGCCGTGAAGCCAACCTTGTAGACAAACCTAAGACTTCGCCTCCACTTAAAGTGGAAAAGAAACCCGATGCTTGGAAAAATTCTGGTCTTCGCCCCCGTCCACTCCCGCCACCCCCAGCAAGATTCAAATATCCTTACAACATTGAAGGCTGGTGGGGTTGGGTAGCTGAGAGCGACAACGAACCAGAGAGTACAGTTATGGAGTTGAGAACCAATGCACACAAATTGCTGTGGGAAGCAATTGACTACACTATATGTGTAGAAGCAGATGCGTTCGTGCCAGGATTTGATCGTGATGGTCGAGGAAACCCAAATTTTGCTAGCTTGGTAATGGGACACAGGCTTTATCAGGCTGCCTCCTTGAAAACTTTTCGAATAGACAG GAAAGTGATGGCGAAAGTCTTAGATGAGATACGCGACCACCTTTATCAAGTCAACGGGACGTGGATAGCGTCTGTACGCAGGCATCTGCGAAGGAACATAGTTGATGGACTAACAGAGGAACTCACTAGATCGAAACCATTGTCTTTTCTGTCTTTCCCTGTCGCCGAGTGCTCTTGCTCAGGGGGTTCCCAACCTGGTGCAGTTCCGGCTAATACCTCGGCCCCTCTAAGCCAACCACCCCTGCGCAAAGTGTTAGCTTCTATAGCAAAGTGCCCGTCCTGGATGGACAGGAATGCCACTTCAAATCCAAGGGACAAGGAAAGCGATGAGGTGGATGATGTCTACAAAGATGACCCGGATTCGCCAGATGCTGCAGTTCTCTTCCGCCAAGTCGGTGACAGCAATGAAGGCAGTGGAGTAGAGATGAGCAACAAAGAAGAAACACAAATGGATGATCAAGAAGAGCTAGAAGGTGGGGAAAGGTGA